The following are encoded in a window of Ruminiclostridium herbifermentans genomic DNA:
- a CDS encoding sensor histidine kinase: MDKLKLQWKIFGFLFGFCALLLVILWIFQTVFLSDMYKFIRKVEIDKAITLVEKNINSTKLQDVLNELEVTKEIIVRPTQGFAPPERPIPDKRIRKQPETITKAKEFVLEDGSKISLTFHAMITPVDATVSTLRMQLFVITGIMVLLATLLAIIISKHISKPIVQINQSAKVLAMGNYETKFNGRGFLEIKELSDTLNTAALELSKVEQLRRELMANVSHDLRTPLAFIYSYAEMMHDFPQEVTSEQSQIIMDEAKRLTALVNDMLDISSLETGIAKLNKVNYNLTESLRKTILRMKELVKNDGYQLELENAEDVCIFADEVKITQAIYNLLFNAITYSGDDKKVIVRQSVNGNVVRIEIIDHGEGISKSDLPYIWERYYKVDKKHKRPKMGTGIGLSIVKKIVELHKGEYGVESEVGKGSTFWFQLRIE, translated from the coding sequence ATGGATAAGCTTAAATTACAATGGAAGATATTCGGTTTTCTTTTTGGTTTTTGTGCGCTTTTATTAGTAATTTTATGGATATTTCAGACAGTCTTCTTAAGTGATATGTATAAGTTTATTCGCAAAGTAGAGATAGATAAAGCCATTACACTAGTGGAGAAAAATATCAACAGCACAAAGCTCCAAGATGTATTAAATGAGCTTGAAGTCACCAAGGAGATAATTGTGAGACCTACACAGGGGTTTGCGCCGCCTGAGCGTCCTATACCTGATAAACGTATACGCAAGCAGCCTGAAACTATCACAAAGGCAAAAGAATTTGTTTTGGAGGATGGCAGCAAGATATCTCTTACCTTTCATGCAATGATAACACCGGTTGATGCGACAGTATCTACCCTAAGAATGCAGCTTTTTGTTATAACAGGGATTATGGTACTTTTAGCGACATTACTCGCAATTATAATATCAAAGCATATATCTAAACCAATTGTGCAGATTAATCAAAGTGCAAAGGTGCTAGCTATGGGAAACTATGAGACTAAGTTTAATGGCAGAGGTTTTTTGGAAATAAAAGAACTTTCAGATACACTTAACACCGCTGCTTTAGAACTTTCGAAGGTGGAGCAGCTGCGACGTGAATTAATGGCAAATGTTTCTCATGATTTAAGAACACCTCTTGCCTTTATATACAGCTATGCTGAAATGATGCATGATTTTCCGCAAGAAGTTACCTCAGAGCAAAGCCAAATAATTATGGATGAAGCAAAAAGGCTTACTGCTCTTGTAAATGATATGCTTGATATTTCAAGTCTTGAAACAGGTATAGCAAAGCTGAATAAGGTGAATTATAACCTCACTGAAAGCTTGAGAAAAACTATCCTTCGTATGAAGGAACTTGTTAAAAATGATGGTTACCAGCTAGAATTAGAGAATGCTGAAGATGTTTGTATTTTTGCTGATGAGGTAAAGATTACACAAGCCATTTATAACCTATTATTTAATGCCATCACATACAGTGGTGATGACAAAAAAGTAATTGTAAGGCAAAGCGTTAACGGGAATGTGGTGAGAATAGAGATAATTGACCATGGAGAAGGCATTAGTAAGAGTGATTTGCCTTATATATGGGAGAGATACTACAAGGTTGACAAAAAGCATAAAAGACCCAAAATGGGTACAGGCATAGGGCTATCAATTGTGAAAAAAATTGTTGAATTGCACAAGGGTGAATATGGAGTTGAATCAGAAGTAGGTAAAGGCAGTACTTTTTGGTTTCAATTAAGAATTGAATAG
- a CDS encoding peptidoglycan-binding domain-containing protein, whose translation MNKVEFATQWMIDLANDDSHGYDQIYRWGQYGDYDCSAAVITAWETAGVPVKTNGATYTGNMKNAFINSGFINVTSSIELSKGTGLLRGDVLLKSNSHTAMYIGNGKIVHASNNEKGTASGGKSGDQTGKEICIRSYYNKPWDCILRYIEYNNNPTQNAKKIVQAGQLHVNKFANLNISADGVRGPETKKAGIKVLQTAINLDYNAGLVVDGVWGTKSKKALGSHYVKFGEKQYMVTAAEILLMLQGYDPKGVEYPGTFGSGLKAAINTYKKANNLPQNGVCDSSTFLLLIK comes from the coding sequence ATGAATAAGGTTGAATTTGCGACACAATGGATGATAGACTTGGCAAATGATGATAGTCACGGATATGATCAAATCTATAGATGGGGGCAGTACGGTGATTATGATTGTTCTGCTGCAGTCATTACCGCCTGGGAAACTGCTGGTGTACCAGTAAAAACTAATGGTGCAACATATACCGGCAATATGAAGAATGCTTTTATCAACTCAGGTTTTATTAATGTAACATCCTCCATAGAATTATCAAAAGGCACAGGACTGTTACGTGGTGATGTCTTGCTTAAATCAAATTCACATACTGCAATGTATATTGGAAATGGGAAAATCGTACATGCAAGCAATAATGAAAAAGGTACCGCATCTGGAGGAAAATCAGGAGATCAAACAGGAAAAGAAATCTGTATTAGAAGCTATTATAACAAGCCTTGGGATTGTATTCTCAGGTATATTGAGTACAATAATAATCCCACACAAAATGCTAAAAAGATTGTTCAAGCTGGACAATTACATGTAAACAAATTTGCAAATTTAAATATTTCTGCAGATGGAGTTAGAGGTCCAGAAACAAAAAAAGCTGGCATTAAAGTTCTGCAAACTGCTATAAATTTAGATTATAATGCAGGTCTTGTTGTTGATGGAGTTTGGGGTACCAAATCAAAAAAAGCTTTAGGCAGTCATTATGTTAAATTTGGAGAAAAGCAATACATGGTAACAGCTGCTGAAATTTTATTAATGCTGCAGGGATATGACCCAAAGGGTGTAGAATATCCGGGAACCTTCGGTTCAGGATTAAAAGCAGCAATAAATACATACAAAAAAGCTAACAACTTACCACAAAATGGTGTTTGTGATAGTTCTACCTTCCTTTTACTTATTAAATAG
- a CDS encoding CotH kinase family protein: protein MIQSKKINIITAIAVILAFSVSVAFVLISNMQLANTSIKTQAEYSSKLFGTDIISLEILADEKDWNEMLENAMSEQYIMADVIVNGNKFTNVGIRPKGNSSLTQVANSNSNRYSFRLQFNEYIKEQTCFGLESFVVNNMLGDNTYMKEYVSYELMQEIGVDSPYFGYADIKVNGEDWGLYLAVELYNDSFEQRVFGNTAGMLYNVKSMDMGGNKGAMPWQQGGNFPPMPNWNGEDNRPQMPNGEDNGNRPQMPNWEGEGDRPQMPNWNGEDNRPQMPNGEGNGNRPQMPNWEGEGDRPQMPNWNGEDNRPQMPNGEGNGNRPQMPNWEGEGDRPQMPNWEGEGDRPQMSNEEDKGDRPRMPNGESDNLQTPNVENKNNRPQMSQRFKRPNDASDDGISQQQNANPNMQNNMEQQIVPPSNSQSNMERQPIFSINSIDNREQQTVQQKESNSNSDNNSSNNTDRPVFPNQMDGGMGDRNKAFGGKGGRGSSGGSLEYIDDNTESYGAIFNNVVGKGTKNDFQRVITALKALSEGKDLEEYFDVDQILRYLAAHTIVVNLDSYSSTMAQNYYLYESEGKLTILPWDYNLAWGGFQSGNASSVINFPIDTPVKDVEMSSRPLIKKLFENSEYLERYHEYLQQLIDEYFANGKFESKLNSLDSLISDYVKNDSTAFCTFDEYKKAVSAFITLGNLRAQSVQGQLDGTIPSTTAEQSANADKLISSGDLKLSDLGSMMGGKGFGDFPNRMGEQNQNAPFGGPEGMINGLDNELFVEAMGIIMQANGKVTDEVKENLLSIGLTLEQVEQLSTMSANPFGGMERGRQPRNDMNVFGAGAPVGQRTSANNIILIGALSIILIAAIIFAAKMKRNY from the coding sequence ATGATACAAAGTAAAAAAATAAATATAATTACTGCGATAGCTGTAATTCTTGCTTTTTCAGTAAGCGTTGCTTTCGTGTTAATTAGTAATATGCAGCTAGCAAATACAAGTATAAAAACCCAAGCAGAATATTCATCTAAGCTTTTTGGAACTGATATTATATCGCTTGAGATTCTTGCAGATGAGAAGGATTGGAATGAAATGCTTGAAAATGCTATGAGTGAGCAGTATATAATGGCTGATGTTATTGTGAATGGTAATAAATTTACAAATGTTGGTATTAGGCCTAAGGGCAACTCCAGCTTAACTCAGGTAGCAAATTCAAATAGTAATAGGTATAGTTTTAGATTACAGTTTAATGAATACATTAAAGAGCAGACCTGCTTTGGGCTTGAAAGCTTTGTAGTAAATAATATGCTTGGAGACAATACCTACATGAAGGAGTATGTATCTTATGAGTTGATGCAGGAAATAGGCGTAGATTCACCCTATTTTGGTTATGCTGATATTAAAGTAAATGGAGAAGACTGGGGATTGTATCTTGCAGTAGAATTATATAACGATAGCTTTGAACAGCGAGTTTTTGGAAATACAGCAGGAATGCTTTATAATGTAAAAAGTATGGACATGGGTGGCAATAAGGGAGCAATGCCTTGGCAGCAAGGAGGGAATTTTCCGCCTATGCCAAATTGGAATGGTGAAGACAACAGACCCCAGATGCCAAATGGGGAGGATAATGGTAACAGACCTCAAATGCCAAATTGGGAAGGTGAAGGCGACAGACCCCAGATGCCAAATTGGAATGGTGAAGACAACAGACCCCAGATGCCAAATGGGGAGGGTAATGGTAACAGACCTCAAATGCCAAATTGGGAAGGTGAAGGCGACAGACCCCAGATGCCAAATTGGAATGGTGAAGACAACAGACCCCAGATGCCAAATGGGGAGGGTAATGGTAACAGACCTCAAATGCCAAATTGGGAAGGTGAAGGCGACAGACCCCAAATGCCTAATTGGGAAGGTGAAGGCGACAGACCCCAAATGTCAAATGAGGAGGATAAAGGCGACAGACCAAGAATGCCAAATGGTGAAAGCGATAATCTCCAAACACCTAATGTAGAAAATAAAAACAACAGACCACAAATGTCTCAAAGGTTCAAAAGACCCAACGATGCATCTGATGATGGTATTTCGCAACAACAAAATGCAAATCCAAATATGCAGAATAATATGGAACAACAGATTGTTCCACCATCAAACTCGCAAAGTAATATGGAACGACAGCCTATTTTTTCAATAAACTCAATAGATAATAGGGAACAGCAAACAGTACAGCAAAAAGAAAGTAACAGTAATTCTGACAATAATTCATCCAATAATACAGACAGACCTGTATTTCCTAATCAAATGGATGGAGGAATGGGCGACAGGAACAAAGCCTTTGGAGGTAAAGGAGGACGTGGCAGTTCTGGCGGTAGTCTTGAATATATAGACGATAATACCGAAAGCTACGGTGCGATTTTTAACAATGTAGTTGGAAAAGGAACAAAGAATGATTTTCAGCGTGTAATAACGGCACTAAAAGCACTTTCAGAAGGTAAGGATTTGGAAGAATATTTTGATGTAGACCAGATTCTTAGATATCTTGCAGCACACACAATTGTTGTCAATCTAGACAGCTATAGTTCAACTATGGCGCAAAACTATTATTTATATGAAAGTGAAGGTAAGCTTACCATTCTTCCTTGGGACTATAATCTAGCTTGGGGTGGTTTTCAAAGTGGAAATGCTTCATCTGTAATAAACTTTCCTATTGATACACCAGTAAAAGATGTTGAAATGTCAAGCAGACCGTTGATTAAAAAGCTATTTGAAAATTCAGAATATCTAGAAAGATATCATGAATACTTACAACAGCTAATAGACGAATATTTTGCTAATGGCAAATTTGAGAGCAAATTAAATTCATTAGATTCACTCATTTCGGATTATGTAAAAAATGATTCGACTGCATTTTGTACCTTTGACGAATATAAAAAAGCTGTTTCAGCATTTATTACCCTTGGAAATTTACGCGCTCAAAGCGTACAAGGTCAGCTAGACGGAACCATTCCATCTACAACAGCAGAGCAAAGTGCAAATGCAGATAAACTTATTTCGTCAGGAGATTTGAAATTATCAGACCTTGGGAGTATGATGGGAGGAAAAGGTTTCGGTGATTTTCCTAACAGGATGGGTGAACAAAATCAAAACGCACCTTTTGGTGGACCAGAAGGAATGATTAATGGTTTGGATAATGAGCTTTTTGTTGAGGCTATGGGCATTATCATGCAGGCAAATGGTAAAGTAACTGATGAAGTTAAAGAGAATTTGCTTTCTATTGGTTTAACACTAGAACAGGTTGAGCAGCTTTCCACAATGAGTGCAAATCCTTTTGGTGGTATGGAGCGGGGCAGACAGCCTAGAAATGATATGAATGTTTTTGGTGCAGGTGCTCCTGTAGGTCAAAGAACATCAGCTAATAATATAATTTTAATTGGTGCGTTATCAATTATTCTTATTGCTGCTATAATATTTGCTGCAAAAATGAAAAGGAACTATTAA
- a CDS encoding polyphosphate polymerase domain-containing protein, which yields MTEPKGRYEIKHYINYADMMQLRARLPFIAALDKNAIEDNGYRVKSLYFDNYKDKALIEKINGVNEREKFRLRLYNNDTSFIRLEKKSKKNGICYKQSVSISEKECKRLLDGKLDVLKENGSPICLELYTKMHYQQLRAKSIVDYRREAYIYPIGNVRVTMDYDIRASNNVQRFLEPEPVLVPISEVYILEVKYDNFLPEIIRGIVSLSSRRSTAFSKYAVTRII from the coding sequence TTGACAGAACCTAAAGGCCGATATGAAATAAAGCATTATATAAACTATGCCGATATGATGCAGCTTAGAGCAAGGCTTCCATTTATAGCTGCTCTAGATAAAAATGCAATTGAAGACAATGGATATAGAGTTAAGAGTCTTTATTTTGACAACTACAAAGACAAGGCCCTAATAGAAAAGATTAATGGCGTAAATGAACGTGAAAAATTCCGTTTACGTTTGTATAATAACGATACCTCATTTATTCGCCTTGAAAAAAAGAGCAAAAAAAATGGCATTTGTTATAAGCAGAGTGTCTCTATATCTGAAAAAGAATGTAAACGACTGCTTGATGGGAAACTTGATGTACTTAAAGAAAATGGGAGCCCTATATGCTTGGAGTTGTATACAAAAATGCATTATCAGCAGCTTCGGGCAAAAAGTATTGTGGACTACAGGAGGGAGGCATATATTTATCCAATTGGAAATGTACGTGTAACTATGGATTATGACATCCGCGCAAGCAATAATGTACAGCGGTTTTTAGAACCTGAACCGGTTCTTGTACCAATTTCGGAAGTTTATATTCTCGAAGTGAAATATGATAATTTTTTGCCAGAGATAATTCGTGGCATAGTATCTCTTTCTAGCAGAAGAAGTACTGCGTTTTCTAAATATGCAGTAACAAGAATTATATAA
- a CDS encoding ATP-binding protein has protein sequence MYREIANLIIYQLDEDSILLKIANIFKHLENNNISDTQLTQEIYAQVRRLLGISTQYGFDRNLWQNYLTFILMTNENPFSITCEKIGARTGSVNEFAKNDFKVYMKLFHFDFSEIERRLGINCFTMLSDYNAVSKNERMYNKNVSEKVQALSIKLEKAKNEEEFFIYVTDFYKAFGVGMFGLNKAFRIISNENGALEFCPINNMDKVMLDDLVGYEYQKKELINNTEAFVQGRKANNCLLSGDSGTGKSTSIKAIVNAYYEQGLRMIEIYKHQFKYLSSIISTIKNRNYKFIIYMDDLSFEEFESEYKFLKAVIEGGVETKPDNVLIYATSNRRHLIKETWNDRNDMESNNEIHRSDTMEEKLSLVNRFGCIINYFKPSRNEFFNIVMELARRNGVLMKEEELCAEASKWEMRHGGLSGRTAQQFINYCLSKQN, from the coding sequence ATGTACAGAGAAATAGCAAATTTGATTATATACCAATTGGATGAGGACAGTATTTTACTGAAAATAGCAAATATATTTAAGCATTTGGAAAATAATAATATTTCCGATACGCAGCTTACACAGGAGATTTATGCTCAAGTTAGAAGGCTTCTTGGTATTTCAACCCAATATGGCTTTGACAGAAACCTGTGGCAAAATTATCTTACTTTTATTTTGATGACTAATGAAAATCCTTTTAGCATAACCTGTGAAAAGATTGGTGCAAGAACGGGAAGTGTAAATGAATTTGCAAAAAATGATTTTAAGGTATATATGAAGCTGTTTCATTTTGACTTTTCAGAAATAGAGCGCAGGCTAGGAATTAATTGTTTTACTATGCTTTCTGACTATAATGCAGTCAGTAAAAATGAAAGAATGTACAACAAAAATGTTAGCGAAAAGGTTCAAGCTTTGAGTATAAAGCTTGAAAAGGCGAAGAATGAGGAGGAGTTCTTCATATATGTTACAGACTTTTATAAAGCCTTCGGAGTAGGAATGTTCGGACTTAACAAGGCATTCCGTATTATCAGTAATGAAAATGGAGCCTTAGAATTCTGTCCTATTAATAATATGGATAAAGTAATGCTTGATGATCTTGTTGGTTATGAATATCAGAAAAAGGAACTTATTAATAATACAGAAGCATTTGTTCAGGGAAGGAAGGCAAATAACTGCCTGCTTTCTGGCGACAGCGGAACTGGCAAATCAACTAGCATTAAGGCAATTGTAAATGCTTATTATGAGCAGGGGCTTAGAATGATTGAGATATATAAGCACCAGTTTAAGTATTTGTCATCTATTATTTCCACTATAAAGAACAGAAACTATAAGTTTATTATATACATGGATGATTTGTCCTTTGAGGAATTTGAAAGTGAATATAAGTTTTTGAAAGCAGTTATTGAAGGCGGTGTAGAAACCAAGCCTGATAACGTTTTGATATATGCCACATCAAACAGAAGGCATCTTATTAAAGAAACCTGGAATGACAGAAATGATATGGAAAGTAATAACGAAATTCATAGGTCGGATACAATGGAGGAAAAGCTGTCTCTGGTTAACAGGTTTGGCTGCATAATCAACTATTTCAAGCCCTCACGTAATGAATTTTTTAACATTGTGATGGAACTAGCAAGGAGAAATGGAGTTCTGATGAAGGAAGAGGAACTCTGTGCAGAGGCAAGCAAATGGGAAATGAGGCATGGAGGCTTATCTGGCAGGACAGCTCAGCAGTTTATTAATTATTGCCTCAGCAAGCAGAATTAA
- a CDS encoding DUF6323 family protein: MVFELSIFNGALIQKQAVNEIMKCNDLTVKFGLILTEEQAIELVETRSYALKQNGRIEFGGGVIDKIIRQKDMMRQMAEIIDITDNFME; this comes from the coding sequence ATGGTATTTGAGTTATCTATATTCAATGGTGCACTAATTCAAAAACAGGCTGTTAATGAGATAATGAAATGTAATGATTTGACTGTTAAATTTGGACTTATTTTAACTGAGGAACAGGCTATTGAATTAGTTGAAACTCGCTCATATGCATTAAAGCAAAATGGTCGTATTGAATTTGGAGGTGGTGTAATTGACAAGATAATAAGGCAGAAAGATATGATGAGACAAATGGCAGAAATTATTGATATTACTGATAATTTTATGGAATAG
- a CDS encoding methyl-accepting chemotaxis protein has translation MIIDIENKKNESESLTNLLNKSITDIAESSETISKIAKNLNDGLTEANKATEHTMTSIINIAESTSSQRDLTTEAYNLVIDISDKIMEILERIKTVSSHSQDCLDFTNNGNNTIRSAISQIELINSNSSKLSNAMDILEKKSTEIGEITAIINSIAEKTNLLSLNASIEAARAGESGKGFSIIASEIRILAEQSKDSIININKIIEEVQNEVKNTTCITNESNNSVNEGIEIITKAGEIFGKILTSVNEISSYTNSVSKNVNDIYKNSHDVVLSISKTKKASESISKASQDVAAAAQQENATLEEISTIAETLYNMSAKLNNLVHLATPKQTQ, from the coding sequence ATGATTATAGATATTGAAAATAAGAAAAATGAAAGTGAATCACTTACTAACCTATTAAATAAGTCTATTACTGATATTGCAGAAAGCTCTGAAACAATATCCAAAATAGCTAAAAATCTTAATGATGGACTAACTGAAGCCAATAAAGCTACAGAGCATACTATGACATCTATAATTAATATTGCTGAAAGTACATCTTCTCAAAGAGATTTAACTACAGAAGCTTATAATTTAGTAATTGATATTTCAGATAAAATAATGGAAATATTAGAAAGAATAAAAACTGTTTCTTCACATTCACAAGACTGCTTAGACTTTACTAATAATGGTAACAACACTATTCGCTCTGCTATTAGTCAGATAGAATTGATAAATTCAAATTCATCTAAGTTGTCTAACGCAATGGACATATTAGAAAAGAAATCCACCGAAATTGGTGAGATTACAGCAATTATTAACTCTATTGCCGAAAAAACAAATCTTCTTTCTCTTAATGCTTCTATTGAAGCTGCACGAGCTGGAGAATCAGGCAAAGGTTTTTCTATTATAGCTTCTGAAATACGTATACTAGCCGAACAGTCAAAAGATTCTATTATAAATATCAATAAGATAATAGAAGAAGTGCAAAATGAAGTCAAAAATACCACTTGCATTACAAACGAAAGTAATAATTCTGTTAATGAAGGCATTGAAATTATTACAAAAGCTGGAGAAATATTCGGAAAAATTCTTACTTCTGTAAATGAAATTTCCAGTTATACAAATTCTGTATCTAAAAATGTAAATGATATTTACAAAAATTCACATGATGTTGTTTTATCAATTAGCAAAACTAAAAAGGCTTCTGAATCCATTTCAAAAGCATCACAGGATGTAGCAGCAGCAGCTCAACAAGAAAACGCAACCTTAGAAGAAATTAGTACTATTGCCGAAACATTGTATAACATGTCTGCTAAGCTTAATAATTTAGTACATTTAGCTACGCCTAAGCAGACACAATAG
- a CDS encoding response regulator transcription factor — MAKVLICDDEEGLRAVIKRYAIFEGHEVTEAGDGMEAVELCRHNSFDIIIMDIMMPGLDGFSAVKEIRKTTDTPVIMLSARGEEYDKVLGFEVGVDDYVVKPFSSKEIMLRISAILRRVEKSSPAKSDDSGHIIYEKDGFKADLTAYKVFIDGEQINLAPKEYDLLFFLIRNKNIAVPREKIMLEVWGFDYFGDDRTLDTHMKLLRKSLGPYAHFIKTLRGLGYRFDG, encoded by the coding sequence ATGGCTAAAGTTTTAATATGTGATGATGAAGAAGGTCTTCGTGCTGTAATAAAGCGATATGCCATATTTGAGGGGCACGAGGTCACCGAAGCAGGAGATGGTATGGAGGCTGTGGAACTTTGTCGACATAATAGCTTTGACATAATTATTATGGATATTATGATGCCAGGGCTTGATGGCTTTTCCGCTGTAAAAGAAATACGCAAAACAACTGACACACCGGTAATAATGTTGTCTGCTAGAGGCGAGGAGTATGACAAGGTACTTGGCTTTGAGGTTGGTGTAGATGATTATGTTGTTAAGCCATTTTCTTCAAAGGAAATTATGCTAAGGATAAGCGCAATTTTGAGAAGAGTGGAGAAAAGCAGCCCTGCTAAGTCAGATGACAGCGGACATATCATATATGAAAAGGATGGATTCAAAGCAGATTTAACAGCTTATAAGGTATTTATAGATGGAGAGCAGATAAACTTAGCTCCTAAGGAATATGACCTTCTGTTTTTCCTGATAAGAAATAAAAATATTGCTGTACCTAGAGAAAAGATAATGTTAGAAGTATGGGGATTTGACTATTTTGGAGATGATAGGACGCTGGATACCCATATGAAGCTGCTGAGGAAATCTCTAGGCCCGTATGCGCATTTTATTAAGACATTGCGTGGATTGGGGTATAGATTTGATGGATAA
- a CDS encoding DUF4956 domain-containing protein: MTFNDIFKSSFLEKASEFSILDVGLAMLLSFAIGLFIFFVYRKTFAGVMYSASFGVSIMAMTLITTFIILAVTSNIILSLGMVGALSIVRFRTAVKEPLDIAFLFWAIAAGIVLGAGLIPLGIIGSIFIGIILLVFVNKKSSDTPYIIVLNLDNDKAENNCMELIKSKTKKNLIKAKTVSKNGIELTVEVRLTDMSAKLLNELLTIDGVSNACLVSYNGEYSA; the protein is encoded by the coding sequence ATGACATTTAATGATATTTTTAAATCAAGTTTTTTGGAAAAAGCTTCAGAGTTTTCAATATTAGATGTAGGACTTGCAATGCTGTTATCATTTGCAATAGGTCTATTTATATTTTTTGTGTATAGAAAAACTTTTGCAGGGGTTATGTATTCAGCATCCTTTGGAGTTTCCATTATGGCTATGACATTGATTACAACTTTCATTATTCTAGCAGTAACATCAAATATTATATTGTCACTTGGTATGGTTGGTGCTTTGTCTATTGTTCGCTTTAGAACAGCTGTTAAAGAACCCCTAGATATTGCATTTTTATTTTGGGCTATAGCTGCTGGTATTGTTTTAGGAGCGGGGCTAATTCCACTAGGAATAATCGGCTCAATATTTATTGGTATTATTTTATTGGTGTTTGTAAATAAGAAAAGCAGTGACACGCCATATATAATTGTACTCAATCTTGATAATGATAAAGCTGAAAATAATTGCATGGAATTAATAAAGTCAAAAACTAAGAAGAACTTAATTAAGGCAAAGACAGTTTCAAAAAATGGCATTGAACTCACTGTTGAAGTACGGCTCACAGATATGTCCGCAAAGCTGCTTAATGAATTGCTGACTATAGATGGCGTAAGCAATGCTTGTCTTGTAAGCTATAATGGAGAATATTCTGCTTAA